A single genomic interval of Mycolicibacterium holsaticum DSM 44478 = JCM 12374 harbors:
- a CDS encoding acetyl-CoA C-acetyltransferase: MTTSVIVAGARTPVGKLMGSLKDFSGSDLGGIAIAGALEKAKIPASAVEYVIMGQVLTAGAGQMPARQAAIAGGIGWDVPSLTINKMCLSGIDAIALADQLIRAGEFDVVVAGGQESMTQAPHLLMNSRAGYKYGDVTALDHMAYDGLHDVFTDQPMGALTEQRNDVDQFTRAEQDEFAARSHQKAAAAWKDGVYADEVVPVQIPQRKGDPIEFAEDEGIRANTTAESLAGLKPAFRKDGTITAGSASQISDGAAAVVVMNKDKAVEMGLTWLVEIGAHGVVAGPDSTLQSQPANAIKKAIAREGISVDQLDVIEINEAFSAVSLASAKELGVDLDKVNVNGGAIAIGHPIGMSGARITLHAALELARRGSGYAVAALCGAGGQGDALVLRAG; this comes from the coding sequence GGCGCGCACTCCGGTAGGCAAGCTCATGGGTTCGCTGAAGGACTTTTCCGGCAGCGACCTCGGCGGTATTGCGATCGCCGGTGCGCTGGAGAAGGCCAAGATTCCGGCCTCCGCGGTCGAATACGTGATCATGGGCCAGGTGCTCACCGCGGGTGCCGGGCAGATGCCGGCCCGGCAGGCCGCGATCGCCGGGGGCATCGGCTGGGATGTGCCCTCGCTGACCATCAACAAGATGTGCCTGTCCGGGATCGATGCGATCGCATTGGCCGATCAGCTGATCCGGGCCGGGGAGTTCGACGTGGTGGTCGCCGGGGGACAGGAGTCGATGACGCAGGCGCCGCACCTGCTGATGAACAGCCGCGCGGGCTACAAGTACGGCGACGTCACGGCGTTGGACCACATGGCCTACGACGGCCTGCACGACGTGTTCACCGACCAACCGATGGGCGCGCTTACCGAGCAGCGCAACGACGTCGACCAGTTCACTCGTGCCGAGCAGGACGAGTTCGCTGCGCGCTCACACCAAAAGGCCGCTGCGGCATGGAAAGACGGTGTCTACGCCGACGAGGTGGTGCCCGTACAGATTCCGCAGCGCAAGGGTGACCCGATCGAGTTCGCCGAGGACGAGGGCATCCGGGCCAACACCACGGCCGAGTCGTTGGCGGGTCTGAAGCCCGCGTTCCGCAAGGACGGCACCATCACCGCCGGGTCCGCGTCGCAGATCTCCGACGGCGCCGCAGCGGTCGTGGTGATGAACAAGGACAAGGCCGTCGAGATGGGCCTCACCTGGCTGGTCGAGATCGGCGCCCACGGTGTGGTCGCGGGCCCCGATTCCACGCTGCAGTCGCAGCCGGCGAACGCGATCAAGAAGGCGATCGCCCGCGAGGGCATTTCCGTCGATCAACTCGACGTCATCGAGATCAACGAGGCGTTCTCCGCGGTGTCGCTGGCCTCGGCCAAGGAACTCGGCGTGGACCTGGACAAGGTTAACGTCAACGGCGGCGCGATCGCGATCGGGCATCCGATCGGTATGTCGGGGGCGCGGATCACCCTGCACGCGGCTCTCGAGCTGGCGCGACGCGGTTCCGGTTACGCCGTGGCCGCACTGTGCGGCGCCGGCGGGCAGGGCGACGCGCTGGTTCTGCGCGCCGGATAG
- a CDS encoding DUF3817 domain-containing protein, translating to MAAMTRAFDPRSVARWFRFVALLEAVSWAGLLVGMYFKYLGTPRTEIGVKVFGPAHGAIFVAFVAVGVLAGLTFKWTYGTWLLALLSSIGPMCSVIFLIWADRTGRISVGAPIGPVAQPGLTAPEST from the coding sequence ATGGCGGCCATGACGCGCGCCTTCGACCCTCGATCCGTCGCTCGATGGTTCCGGTTCGTCGCCCTGCTCGAGGCGGTGAGCTGGGCCGGACTGCTGGTCGGGATGTACTTCAAGTATCTCGGCACGCCCCGGACGGAGATCGGGGTGAAGGTCTTCGGGCCGGCGCACGGGGCCATCTTCGTGGCGTTCGTCGCGGTCGGCGTACTGGCCGGGCTGACGTTCAAGTGGACGTACGGGACCTGGTTGCTGGCGCTGCTGTCCAGCATCGGGCCGATGTGCAGTGTGATCTTCCTCATATGGGCCGATCGCACCGGCCGAATCAGCGTCGGCGCGCCCATCGGGCCGGTTGCGCAACCGGGCCTGACCGCACCCGAATCGACGTGA
- a CDS encoding tetratricopeptide repeat protein encodes MTRPRPSVAASMAGAVDLSALKQRASAGDGGAAAPSGGVEITEANLEAEVLVRSSQVPVVVLLWSPRSDASIQLGDALASLAAADGGTWSLATVNVDVVPRVAQMFGVQAIPTVVALGAGQPLSSFQGVQPPEQLRQWIDSLLNAVAGKLPGDGDPDQPEQVDPELAQARAHLDAGDFDAAGKAYQAILDANPGHAEAKGAVRQIGFLQRATARAPGAVVAADAQPDDIELAFAAADVEILQQNVGAAFDRLVGLVQRTAGDDRAKVRTRLVELFELFDPADPEVIAGRRKLANALY; translated from the coding sequence GTGACTCGTCCCCGACCTTCAGTTGCGGCCTCGATGGCCGGTGCGGTTGACCTGTCGGCGCTCAAGCAGCGGGCGTCGGCTGGCGACGGCGGTGCGGCAGCCCCGTCCGGTGGTGTGGAGATCACCGAGGCCAACCTCGAAGCCGAAGTGCTGGTTCGGTCCAGCCAGGTACCCGTCGTCGTACTGCTGTGGTCGCCACGCAGCGACGCCAGCATCCAACTCGGTGATGCGCTGGCCAGTCTCGCGGCCGCCGACGGCGGTACGTGGTCGCTGGCCACGGTCAACGTCGACGTCGTACCGCGCGTGGCGCAGATGTTCGGTGTGCAGGCCATCCCCACGGTGGTGGCGCTGGGCGCCGGCCAACCCCTGTCGAGTTTCCAGGGCGTGCAGCCACCCGAGCAGCTACGCCAGTGGATCGATTCGCTGCTGAACGCGGTCGCCGGCAAGCTGCCCGGCGACGGTGATCCCGACCAACCCGAGCAGGTCGACCCGGAGCTCGCGCAGGCACGGGCCCACTTGGACGCGGGCGACTTCGACGCGGCGGGCAAGGCCTATCAGGCGATCCTGGACGCCAACCCCGGGCACGCCGAGGCCAAGGGCGCGGTGCGCCAGATCGGCTTCCTTCAGCGTGCGACGGCGCGCGCACCCGGCGCGGTCGTCGCCGCCGACGCCCAACCGGACGATATCGAGTTGGCCTTCGCGGCCGCCGACGTCGAGATCCTGCAACAGAACGTCGGCGCGGCCTTCGACCGGCTGGTCGGTTTGGTCCAGCGGACGGCCGGCGACGACCGCGCCAAGGTGCGCACGCGCCTCGTCGAGCTGTTCGAGCTCTTCGACCCCGCCGATCCCGAGGTGATCGCGGGCCGGCGCAAGCTCGCCAACGCGCTGTACTGA
- the glgB gene encoding 1,4-alpha-glucan branching protein GlgB, with protein sequence MTQTNPRTSPHLRPHTADLNRLLAGEHHDPHSVLGAHEYGDHTVIRAYRPHALEVAALIGGERYAFTHIEAGLFAVALPFTDLVDYRLEVSYAGGDGKVHRHVVADAYRFLPTLGEIDLHLFAEGRHERLWEVLGAHPRRFTTADGAVDGVSFAVWAPNAKGVSLIGDFNHWDGTEAQLRVLGSTGVWELFWPGFEVGGLYKFRIHGADGSISDRADPMAFATEVPPQTASKVTHSEYRWADDEWMTRRAEQNPVFEPMSTYEVHLMSWRPGLTYRELADQLTEYVVSQGFTHVELMPVAEHPFGGSWGYQVTSYYAPTSRLGTPDEFRHLVDTLHQAGIGVIMDWVPAHFPKDAWALGRFDGTALYEHSDPRRGEQLDWGTYVFDFGRAEVRNFLVANALYWCHEFHIDGLRVDAVASMLYLDYSRPEGGWTPNIYGGRENLEAVQFLQEMNATLHKSAPGIVTVAEESTSWPGVTRATNLGGLGFSMKWNMGWMNDTLEFIKRDPIHRSYHHHEITFSMLYAFSENYVLPISHDEVVHGKGTLWGRMPGNDHVKAAGLRGLLAYQWAHPGKQLLFMGQDFGQRAEWSEERGVDWYQLDENSYSTGIQRMVQDMNAIYASRRALWSRDTSPEGYSWIDANDSANNVLSFLRYGDDGSVMACVFNFSGAEHTRYRLGLPHTGTWREVLNTDADIYNGAGIGNYGAVEATDEPWHGRPASAVMVLPPLAALWFEPA encoded by the coding sequence ATGACGCAGACCAATCCGCGGACCAGCCCGCATTTGCGGCCGCACACCGCCGACCTCAACCGGCTGCTGGCCGGTGAACACCATGATCCGCATTCGGTTCTGGGCGCCCACGAGTACGGCGACCACACCGTCATCCGGGCCTACCGGCCGCACGCGCTGGAGGTGGCCGCGCTGATCGGGGGTGAACGATATGCGTTCACCCATATCGAGGCCGGGCTGTTCGCGGTCGCGTTGCCGTTCACCGACCTGGTCGACTACCGCCTCGAGGTGAGCTATGCCGGCGGCGACGGCAAGGTTCACCGGCACGTCGTCGCCGACGCGTACCGGTTCCTGCCCACCCTCGGCGAAATCGACCTGCACCTGTTCGCCGAGGGCCGCCACGAGCGGCTCTGGGAGGTGCTGGGTGCGCACCCGCGCCGATTCACCACGGCCGACGGTGCGGTCGACGGCGTCTCCTTTGCGGTGTGGGCACCGAACGCCAAGGGCGTCAGCCTGATCGGCGATTTCAACCACTGGGACGGCACCGAAGCCCAACTGCGGGTGCTGGGCTCCACCGGGGTGTGGGAGCTGTTCTGGCCAGGTTTCGAGGTCGGCGGCCTGTACAAGTTCCGGATACACGGCGCCGACGGTTCGATCAGCGACCGTGCCGATCCGATGGCGTTCGCCACCGAGGTGCCGCCCCAGACGGCGTCGAAGGTGACGCACAGCGAGTATCGGTGGGCCGACGACGAGTGGATGACCCGGCGGGCCGAGCAGAACCCGGTCTTCGAGCCGATGAGCACCTACGAAGTGCACCTCATGTCGTGGCGGCCGGGGCTGACATACCGCGAACTGGCCGACCAACTCACCGAATACGTGGTGTCCCAGGGCTTCACGCATGTCGAGCTGATGCCGGTGGCCGAACATCCGTTCGGTGGTTCGTGGGGCTACCAGGTGACCTCGTACTATGCGCCGACGTCACGGCTCGGCACACCCGACGAGTTCCGCCACCTCGTCGACACCCTCCACCAGGCCGGCATCGGAGTGATCATGGACTGGGTGCCCGCCCACTTCCCCAAGGACGCGTGGGCGCTGGGCCGGTTCGACGGTACTGCGCTCTACGAGCACTCCGATCCGCGGCGCGGCGAGCAACTCGACTGGGGCACATATGTGTTCGACTTCGGCCGCGCCGAAGTGCGCAACTTCCTGGTCGCCAACGCGCTGTACTGGTGCCACGAGTTCCACATCGACGGCCTGCGCGTCGACGCGGTCGCATCCATGCTGTACCTGGATTACTCACGCCCCGAAGGCGGCTGGACGCCCAACATCTACGGCGGCCGGGAGAACCTCGAAGCGGTGCAGTTCCTGCAGGAGATGAACGCGACCCTGCACAAGTCCGCCCCCGGCATCGTGACCGTCGCGGAAGAGTCGACATCGTGGCCGGGCGTCACCCGGGCGACAAACCTTGGCGGTCTTGGCTTCTCGATGAAGTGGAACATGGGCTGGATGAACGACACCCTGGAGTTCATCAAGCGTGACCCGATCCACCGCAGCTATCACCACCACGAGATCACGTTCTCGATGCTGTATGCGTTCAGCGAGAACTACGTGCTGCCGATCAGCCACGACGAGGTGGTGCACGGCAAGGGCACGCTGTGGGGCCGGATGCCAGGCAACGATCACGTCAAGGCGGCGGGGCTGCGCGGCCTGCTGGCCTACCAGTGGGCGCATCCGGGCAAACAACTGTTGTTCATGGGCCAGGATTTCGGTCAGCGCGCCGAGTGGTCGGAAGAACGCGGGGTCGACTGGTATCAGCTCGACGAGAACAGCTACTCGACCGGTATTCAGCGCATGGTGCAGGACATGAACGCCATCTACGCCAGCAGGCGGGCGCTGTGGTCGCGCGACACCAGCCCGGAGGGCTACTCCTGGATCGACGCCAACGACTCGGCCAACAACGTGCTGAGCTTCCTGCGCTACGGCGACGACGGCTCCGTGATGGCCTGCGTCTTCAACTTCTCCGGCGCCGAGCACACCCGCTACCGGCTGGGCCTGCCGCACACCGGCACGTGGCGCGAGGTGCTCAACACCGACGCTGACATCTACAACGGCGCGGGTATCGGCAACTACGGTGCGGTCGAGGCGACCGACGAGCCGTGGCACGGCCGGCCCGCCTCGGCGGTCATGGTGCTACCGCCGCTGGCCGCCCTGTGGTTCGAGCCCGCCTGA
- a CDS encoding alpha-1,4-glucan--maltose-1-phosphate maltosyltransferase — protein sequence MTGRIAIDDVAPVISGGRYPAKAVVGEIVPVTATVWREGHDAVAATLVVRYHGTAYPKLVSDPPGLERTAEPVPIEEVVTPASRIKPQLLPMSTGPTPDVFHGQFTPDAVGLWTFRVDGWGDPIATWHKNVTAKLDAGQSEAELSNDLLVGAGLLERAAAGVPRQSRFPLIDAAARLREPGDPFTRAGAALSPEVTELLARYPLRELVTRGSRYGVWVDRPLARFSAWYEMFPRSTGGWDASGNPVHGTFATATKALARIARMGFDVVYLPPIHPIGKVHRKGPNNSVTAAPNDVGSPWAIGSDEGGHDAVHPKLGTIEDFDDFVAAARDEGMEVALDLALQTAPDHPWAREHPEWFTVLPDGTIAYAENPPKKYQDIYPLNFDNDPAGLYQEVLRVVRFWISHGVKVFRVDNPHTKPPDFWAWLIGEVKNSDPDVLFLSEAFTRPARLYGLAKLGFTQSYTYFTWRTAKWELIEFGRQIAEHADYARPNLFVNTPDILHESLQHGGPGMFAIRAVLASTMSPSWGVYSGYELFEHRPVREGSEEYLHSEKYELRPRDFDAALADEVSLEPFLTQLNEIRRVHPALHQLRTIRFHHPDNDALLAYSKFDPATGDQVLVVVTLNPFGPEEATLWLDMAALGMEPHDRFWVRDEITGEEYQWGQANYVRIDPARAVAHVLNMPQVAPEHRLNLLRRE from the coding sequence GTGACCGGTCGGATCGCAATCGACGACGTCGCACCTGTCATTTCCGGTGGTCGCTACCCGGCCAAGGCCGTGGTCGGCGAAATCGTGCCGGTGACGGCGACGGTGTGGCGCGAGGGCCACGACGCCGTCGCTGCCACGCTGGTCGTGCGCTACCACGGCACGGCCTATCCCAAGCTCGTCAGCGACCCGCCCGGCCTGGAACGGACCGCCGAACCCGTGCCCATCGAGGAAGTCGTCACCCCGGCCTCGCGCATCAAACCGCAGCTGCTGCCCATGTCGACTGGTCCGACCCCGGATGTGTTCCACGGGCAGTTCACCCCCGACGCGGTCGGCCTGTGGACGTTCCGGGTCGACGGCTGGGGTGATCCCATCGCGACGTGGCACAAGAACGTCACCGCCAAGCTGGATGCCGGCCAGAGCGAGGCCGAGCTGTCCAACGACCTGTTGGTCGGTGCCGGATTGCTAGAGCGCGCCGCCGCCGGAGTGCCGAGGCAGTCGCGTTTCCCGCTGATCGACGCGGCCGCCCGGCTGCGCGAACCGGGTGATCCGTTCACCCGCGCGGGCGCGGCGCTGTCCCCGGAGGTGACCGAGCTGCTGGCGCGTTATCCGCTGCGCGAACTGGTGACCCGCGGCAGCCGGTACGGCGTGTGGGTCGACCGCCCGCTGGCGAGGTTCAGCGCCTGGTATGAGATGTTTCCGCGGTCGACGGGCGGGTGGGACGCCAGCGGCAACCCCGTGCACGGCACGTTCGCCACGGCGACCAAGGCGCTGGCGCGCATCGCGCGGATGGGTTTTGACGTGGTGTACCTGCCGCCGATCCATCCGATCGGCAAGGTGCACCGCAAGGGCCCCAACAACAGCGTGACCGCAGCACCCAACGACGTCGGCTCCCCGTGGGCGATCGGCAGCGACGAGGGCGGGCACGACGCGGTCCATCCGAAGCTGGGCACCATCGAGGATTTTGACGATTTCGTCGCCGCCGCCCGCGATGAGGGCATGGAGGTAGCGCTGGATCTGGCCTTGCAGACCGCACCCGATCACCCTTGGGCGCGTGAGCATCCCGAGTGGTTCACCGTGTTGCCCGACGGCACCATCGCCTACGCGGAGAACCCGCCGAAGAAGTACCAGGACATCTACCCGCTCAATTTCGACAACGATCCCGCCGGGCTGTACCAGGAAGTTCTACGCGTGGTGCGGTTCTGGATCTCCCACGGCGTCAAGGTGTTCCGGGTCGACAACCCGCACACCAAACCGCCGGACTTCTGGGCCTGGCTGATCGGCGAGGTGAAGAACAGCGATCCCGACGTGCTGTTTTTGTCCGAGGCGTTCACCCGTCCGGCCCGGTTGTACGGGCTGGCCAAACTCGGTTTCACCCAGTCCTACACGTACTTCACCTGGCGCACCGCGAAGTGGGAGCTGATCGAGTTCGGCCGGCAGATCGCGGAACATGCCGACTATGCGCGGCCCAACCTGTTCGTCAACACCCCCGACATCCTGCATGAGAGCCTGCAACACGGCGGGCCCGGCATGTTCGCGATCCGGGCGGTGCTGGCGTCGACGATGAGCCCCTCGTGGGGGGTGTACTCGGGCTACGAACTGTTCGAACACCGGCCCGTGCGCGAAGGCAGCGAGGAGTACCTGCACTCCGAGAAGTACGAGTTGCGTCCGCGCGACTTCGACGCCGCCTTGGCCGACGAGGTGTCGTTGGAGCCGTTTTTGACCCAGCTCAACGAGATTCGGCGGGTCCACCCGGCATTACATCAGCTGCGCACCATCAGGTTCCATCATCCCGACAACGACGCGCTGCTCGCGTACAGCAAGTTCGATCCGGCGACCGGCGACCAGGTGCTCGTGGTGGTGACGCTCAACCCGTTCGGCCCCGAAGAGGCCACCTTGTGGCTCGACATGGCCGCTTTGGGCATGGAACCGCACGACCGGTTCTGGGTGCGCGACGAGATCACCGGCGAGGAATACCAATGGGGCCAAGCCAATTACGTCCGTATCGATCCGGCCAGGGCCGTGGCGCACGTGCTGAACATGCCGCAGGTCGCGCCGGAGCATCGACTGAACCTGCTGCGTAGGGAGTGA
- a CDS encoding glycosyltransferase family 1 protein → MKALRRFTVRAHLPDRMAALERLSINLRWTWDKPTQDLFAAIDEELWRQVGCDPVALLGQVSPKRLDELAVDESFLGRLDALVADLDEYLTRPLWYQQQIERGAELPNGIAYFSMEFGVAEVLPNYSGGLGILAGDHLKSASDLGLPLIAVGLLYRSGYFRQSLTADGWQHESYPSLDPQGLPLRQLTDGSGRPVLVDLAIPEGNQLRARVWVAQVGRIPLLLLDSDIPENAHGLRGVTDRLYGGDQEHRIKQEILAGIGGVRAIRAFIELEGRAAPEVFHMNEGHAGFLGVERIRELIDAGLDFDTAVTVVRSSTVFTTHTPVPAGIDRFPVEMVRRYFGGADEPRPDGSPDAASRLLPGVPLDRIIAFGAEDDPSKFNMAHMGLRLAQRANGVSLLHGKVSRHMFNELWAGFDPSEVPIGSITNGVHAPTWAAREWLELGREMIGANSRGEPAVWEPEVWQRLHQVDAGHIWWIRSQLRRQLVEDVRARLRRSWTERGAADAELGWIATAFDPNALTIGFARRVPTYKRLTLMLRDPERLERLLLDEQRPIQLIVAGKSHPADDGGKALIQQVVKFADRPEVRHRIAFLPDYDMSMARQLYWGCDVWLNNPLRPLEACGTSGMKSALNGGLNLSIRDGWWDEWYDGENGWEIPTANGLADEGRRDDLEAAALYDLLEQAVAPKFYDRDEHGVPARWVEMVRHTLIALGPKVLASRMVRDYTEKYYAPAAQSVRKTVQPGADGEPFGAARDLAAYRGRAEEAWPKVQITDVDSSGLPDTPLLGSELTLTAKVQLADLRPEEVTVQAVLGRVDASDTLVDPVTVPMQHTGTADGGNVTFSTTTPLPVAGPVGYTVRVLPHHPLLAGDNELGLVTSA, encoded by the coding sequence GTGAAAGCCCTGAGACGGTTCACCGTGCGCGCCCACCTTCCCGATCGGATGGCCGCGCTCGAACGGCTGTCGATCAACCTGCGCTGGACGTGGGACAAGCCCACGCAGGATCTGTTCGCCGCCATCGACGAGGAGCTGTGGCGGCAGGTCGGTTGCGACCCGGTGGCGCTGCTGGGCCAGGTCAGCCCGAAGCGCCTCGACGAATTGGCCGTCGACGAATCGTTTCTGGGTCGCCTCGACGCGCTCGTGGCCGATCTCGACGAATATTTGACCCGCCCGCTGTGGTATCAGCAACAGATCGAACGCGGCGCCGAACTGCCCAACGGGATCGCCTACTTTTCGATGGAGTTCGGCGTCGCCGAGGTGCTGCCCAACTACTCCGGCGGCCTGGGCATCCTGGCCGGCGACCACCTCAAGTCCGCCTCCGACCTGGGCCTGCCGCTGATCGCGGTCGGCCTGTTGTACCGCTCGGGGTACTTCCGCCAGTCGCTGACCGCCGACGGCTGGCAGCACGAGAGCTACCCGTCGCTGGATCCGCAGGGCCTTCCGCTTCGACAGCTCACCGACGGCAGCGGCCGTCCCGTACTCGTCGACCTGGCGATACCCGAGGGCAACCAGCTGCGCGCCCGGGTCTGGGTCGCCCAGGTGGGCCGAATTCCGTTGCTGCTGTTGGATTCCGATATTCCCGAAAATGCCCACGGCCTGCGCGGGGTGACCGACCGGCTCTACGGCGGCGACCAGGAACACCGGATCAAACAGGAGATCCTGGCCGGCATCGGCGGCGTGCGCGCAATCCGGGCGTTCATCGAACTGGAGGGCCGGGCCGCCCCGGAGGTGTTCCACATGAACGAGGGACACGCCGGGTTCCTCGGTGTCGAGCGCATCCGCGAGCTCATCGACGCCGGGCTGGACTTCGACACCGCGGTGACGGTGGTGCGGTCCTCCACGGTGTTCACCACCCACACGCCGGTGCCCGCGGGCATCGACCGGTTCCCGGTGGAGATGGTCCGGCGTTATTTCGGCGGCGCCGACGAGCCGCGGCCGGACGGGTCGCCGGATGCCGCCTCGCGACTTCTGCCCGGGGTTCCGCTGGACCGCATCATCGCGTTCGGCGCGGAAGACGATCCGTCGAAGTTCAACATGGCGCACATGGGTCTGCGATTGGCGCAGCGGGCCAACGGCGTATCGCTGTTGCACGGCAAGGTCAGCCGCCACATGTTCAACGAGTTGTGGGCGGGGTTCGACCCCAGCGAGGTGCCGATCGGCTCGATCACCAACGGTGTGCACGCACCGACGTGGGCGGCGCGGGAGTGGCTGGAACTGGGTCGCGAAATGATCGGTGCCAACTCGCGTGGGGAGCCCGCGGTGTGGGAGCCCGAGGTGTGGCAGCGGCTGCACCAGGTCGACGCCGGGCACATCTGGTGGATCCGCTCACAGCTGCGCAGACAGCTGGTCGAAGACGTGCGCGCGCGGCTGCGCCGGTCGTGGACCGAGCGCGGCGCCGCCGATGCTGAATTGGGTTGGATCGCAACAGCGTTCGACCCCAACGCGCTGACCATCGGATTCGCCAGGCGGGTACCGACGTACAAGCGGCTGACGCTGATGCTGCGCGACCCTGAACGTCTGGAGCGGCTGTTGCTCGACGAGCAGCGGCCGATCCAGCTGATCGTGGCGGGTAAGTCCCATCCCGCCGACGACGGTGGCAAGGCGCTGATTCAACAGGTGGTGAAGTTCGCCGACCGGCCCGAGGTGCGGCACCGTATCGCGTTTCTGCCCGACTACGACATGTCGATGGCCCGCCAGCTGTACTGGGGATGCGATGTGTGGCTGAACAATCCGCTGCGGCCGCTGGAGGCGTGCGGAACGTCGGGGATGAAGAGCGCGCTCAACGGCGGGCTGAACCTGTCGATCCGCGACGGCTGGTGGGACGAGTGGTACGACGGCGAAAACGGTTGGGAGATACCGACTGCCAACGGGCTGGCCGACGAGGGTCGACGCGATGACCTCGAGGCGGCCGCCCTCTACGATCTGCTCGAACAGGCCGTCGCGCCGAAGTTCTACGACCGCGACGAGCACGGCGTACCCGCCCGTTGGGTCGAGATGGTGCGGCACACGCTGATCGCGCTCGGGCCAAAAGTGCTGGCGTCGCGCATGGTTCGCGACTACACCGAGAAGTACTACGCGCCCGCGGCGCAGTCCGTGCGCAAGACAGTGCAACCCGGAGCCGACGGTGAACCGTTCGGCGCGGCCCGCGACCTGGCGGCCTACCGCGGGCGCGCCGAGGAGGCCTGGCCGAAGGTTCAGATCACCGACGTCGACAGCTCCGGGCTGCCGGACACCCCGCTGCTCGGCTCTGAGCTCACCTTGACCGCGAAGGTGCAGCTCGCCGACCTGCGACCCGAGGAGGTGACCGTGCAGGCCGTGCTGGGCCGCGTCGACGCGAGCGACACGCTGGTGGATCCGGTGACGGTCCCGATGCAGCACACGGGCACCGCCGACGGTGGCAACGTGACGTTCTCGACCACCACGCCGCTGCCGGTCGCCGGGCCGGTCGGGTACACGGTGCGGGTGCTGCCGCACCACCCGCTGCTGGCCGGCGACAACGAGCTCGGCCTCGTCACCTCCGCGTGA
- a CDS encoding virginiamycin B lyase family protein — MTRALKVPVDGGPYALALGADDALWVTLVAAGAIARVSTTGAVTVFPVAPQSRPSIITAGPDGALWFTRIGDDHIGRITTAGELSAFHVGDDRGPYGITAGADGALWFTAMTSGEVGRISVDGEVTDWHPVGGAPSMITTGPDNALWFTLNQANAIGRLSPSDGLTVRELPTAAAGPVGIAATHDDAVWFTEIRAEKLGRIPVRDAIQEIDLPGKPHAVVADPDDGVWVTLWGSHQIARVSGDGEIITIDLPPGSEPHGMAIGADGALWVALEAGFVLRMPT; from the coding sequence GTGACGCGCGCGCTGAAGGTCCCGGTCGACGGCGGGCCCTATGCGCTGGCCCTCGGCGCCGACGACGCACTGTGGGTGACGCTGGTGGCAGCCGGCGCGATCGCGCGGGTGAGCACGACGGGCGCCGTCACGGTGTTCCCCGTTGCCCCGCAGAGCCGTCCGTCGATCATCACCGCCGGCCCCGACGGCGCGCTGTGGTTCACTCGCATCGGAGATGACCACATCGGCCGGATCACCACAGCGGGGGAGTTGAGCGCCTTTCACGTCGGCGACGACCGGGGCCCGTACGGCATCACCGCCGGCGCCGACGGTGCGTTGTGGTTCACCGCGATGACATCCGGTGAGGTCGGCCGGATTTCGGTCGACGGGGAGGTGACCGACTGGCATCCGGTCGGCGGCGCACCGTCGATGATCACGACCGGGCCCGACAACGCGTTGTGGTTCACCCTCAACCAGGCCAATGCGATCGGTCGGTTGTCACCGTCTGACGGCCTGACCGTACGCGAACTGCCTACTGCTGCAGCAGGTCCGGTGGGCATCGCGGCAACCCACGATGACGCGGTGTGGTTCACCGAGATCCGCGCCGAGAAGTTGGGCCGCATCCCCGTACGTGACGCGATCCAGGAGATCGACCTGCCCGGTAAACCGCACGCGGTGGTGGCCGACCCCGACGACGGGGTATGGGTGACCCTGTGGGGTTCGCACCAGATCGCCAGGGTCAGCGGCGACGGCGAGATCATCACCATCGACCTCCCGCCGGGCAGCGAGCCACACGGAATGGCGATCGGCGCGGACGGTGCGCTGTGGGTCGCCCTTGAGGCGGGGTTCGTGCTGCGGATGCCGACCTGA